In Candidatus Defluviibacterium haderslevense, the following are encoded in one genomic region:
- the smc gene encoding chromosome segregation protein SMC, with protein sequence MRLKNLEIKGFKSFADDTVIHFNEAVTGIVGPNGSGKSNIVDAIRWVLGEQKGRELRLEHMVDVIFNGTKKRKEAPLAQVTLTFENTKNLLPLDYHNISISRLLYRSGESEYRLNNVTCRLKDITSLFLDTGVGSDSYAIIALGMVEDILSNKENARRKMFEQAAGISKYKARKRESINKLKATNEDLARIEDLLFEINNNLVELEKQAKRTKKYFEMRDKYKSTGLLLAHISVQRLKEKIQGLNTQIEAEIIKVQDQEVLLHQSEADHEKFKKSHLDQEKNLGDFQRKVNEILDSIRLTESEIQIKEQKKLLIKNQQEHVLKSSMDAKSKIEVLKQDILLIETEIAKTTLEVDKVNAYSSGLGLEYTEIQSRYDGLKIGVDQYYAQKQQLEKQVFDLEKEIAIQLNQYENFDADTNRNKDELEQRTNEFKSIQQEIDDSNKRIQDIQVVIADISKAEEERQATLVTLRSQIDTQTQKIGEINRRKDAKKNEYELLKSMVEKMEGFPESIRFLNQNWRKDVPVLTDLIYTDEKYRSAIELYLESTLNYYVVHSESEAVHAIRLLFSNAKGKANFFILDKFKNEITEPVVIPGCISAYSLIEVDSIYKPLLNYLLKDVYIQEHDSQLEDVIKFPDEVSVISLSGSIVKQKNTISGGSVGLFEGKKLGRKKHLEKLEQDIKVLESEVLDMDRALTYLKNEQKKFDLINKQQELVAARKQESEYLQRLAQISTKQQHFNELKERIELRIQDNTEKQITLRKNQEEKSIDLSKAKSSYQELINSISQSDQVFDKVSLELSQSAAAFNQSKLEVMKWQNTLDNITKDLEYKTRQIDESSRQLDHDLKNLNNQESELVQLDLDLMELKKNLEDRFEFKKNMEADLSSLEQEYYTIRNTISEYEGKIRTAQRNISDIQSMTNSLKDQRSEFNYRIQSSYEKAMIEFNTNIDDFVPDQETEGMEEEQLRDRAMYYKVRLDNYGEINPLALEAYEEMKTRFDKIQEQRLDIQTAQVSLLETIKEIEETATANFLMAFNQVRVHFQDVFRSLFTSDDDCDLILLDENDPLECDIDIVAKPKGKRPKSIHQLSGGEKTLTAIALLFSLYLLKPAPFCIFDEVDAPLDDINIEKFNTIIRKFSSDSQFIIITHNKLTMAEVDVLYGVYMEQQGISNVAAVDFRKYEHDVVLSGMEN encoded by the coding sequence ATGAGATTGAAAAACCTCGAAATTAAAGGATTTAAAAGTTTTGCTGACGATACAGTAATTCATTTCAATGAAGCTGTAACGGGTATTGTTGGACCTAATGGTTCCGGTAAATCCAATATAGTAGATGCCATTCGTTGGGTTTTGGGTGAACAAAAAGGCCGTGAGTTGCGTCTGGAGCACATGGTTGATGTTATATTTAATGGTACTAAAAAACGAAAAGAAGCTCCACTTGCTCAGGTAACCCTGACTTTTGAAAATACAAAAAATCTCTTGCCTCTGGATTATCACAATATCTCTATTTCAAGGTTATTGTACAGAAGCGGAGAAAGTGAATACAGGCTAAATAATGTTACCTGCAGGTTGAAAGATATCACATCCTTATTTCTAGATACTGGTGTGGGGTCTGATTCGTATGCCATTATCGCTCTTGGGATGGTTGAGGATATTTTATCCAATAAGGAAAATGCCAGACGGAAGATGTTTGAGCAAGCAGCAGGGATATCAAAATACAAAGCAAGAAAGCGGGAATCCATTAATAAGCTAAAGGCTACCAATGAAGATTTAGCTAGAATTGAAGATCTATTATTTGAAATTAATAATAATTTAGTCGAATTAGAGAAGCAAGCCAAGCGCACGAAGAAGTATTTCGAGATGCGTGACAAGTACAAATCTACTGGGTTGTTATTAGCACATATTTCAGTACAACGATTAAAAGAAAAAATCCAAGGTCTAAATACCCAGATTGAAGCAGAAATAATTAAAGTACAGGATCAGGAAGTATTATTACACCAATCTGAAGCGGATCATGAGAAGTTTAAAAAATCTCACCTCGATCAGGAAAAAAACCTGGGAGATTTCCAAAGAAAGGTTAATGAAATATTAGATAGTATTCGCTTAACAGAAAGCGAGATCCAAATCAAAGAACAGAAAAAATTGCTCATCAAAAATCAGCAAGAACATGTTTTAAAATCTTCAATGGATGCTAAATCAAAAATTGAAGTTTTAAAACAAGATATCCTTCTGATTGAGACAGAAATTGCAAAAACAACACTTGAAGTAGATAAAGTAAATGCATATTCTTCCGGATTAGGACTCGAATATACTGAAATTCAATCGAGGTATGATGGATTGAAAATTGGAGTTGACCAATATTATGCCCAAAAGCAACAATTGGAAAAACAAGTATTCGATCTTGAAAAAGAGATCGCCATCCAACTTAATCAATATGAAAATTTTGATGCTGACACCAACAGAAATAAGGATGAATTGGAGCAAAGAACCAATGAGTTTAAATCCATACAGCAAGAAATTGACGATTCAAATAAACGTATTCAGGATATACAAGTTGTCATAGCAGACATTTCTAAAGCTGAGGAAGAGCGACAAGCTACCTTAGTTACCTTGCGTTCTCAAATTGATACGCAGACCCAAAAAATTGGTGAAATCAACAGACGTAAAGACGCTAAGAAAAACGAATATGAATTATTAAAATCAATGGTTGAAAAAATGGAGGGTTTCCCGGAATCCATTCGTTTTTTGAATCAGAATTGGCGGAAAGATGTCCCTGTATTAACAGATCTGATTTATACAGATGAGAAATATAGATCGGCGATAGAGCTGTACTTGGAATCTACACTCAATTATTACGTAGTGCATTCTGAATCAGAAGCGGTTCATGCGATCAGACTGTTGTTTAGCAATGCAAAAGGAAAAGCGAACTTCTTTATTCTCGACAAGTTTAAAAATGAAATAACTGAACCTGTCGTTATTCCCGGATGTATTTCAGCTTATTCTTTAATTGAGGTCGATTCGATTTATAAACCTTTGTTGAATTACCTGCTCAAGGATGTTTATATTCAGGAACACGATAGTCAATTAGAAGACGTAATAAAATTCCCGGATGAAGTTTCTGTCATTAGTTTAAGCGGATCCATAGTTAAACAAAAAAACACAATTTCAGGAGGTTCGGTTGGCTTGTTCGAAGGCAAAAAATTGGGTCGTAAGAAGCACCTTGAAAAATTAGAACAAGATATTAAGGTTTTAGAATCTGAAGTGTTGGATATGGATAGGGCATTGACCTATTTAAAGAATGAACAAAAGAAATTTGATCTCATTAATAAGCAACAGGAACTGGTTGCTGCTCGTAAGCAGGAGTCAGAATATTTACAACGATTAGCTCAGATTTCTACGAAACAACAACACTTTAATGAATTAAAGGAACGAATTGAATTAAGGATTCAGGATAATACTGAAAAGCAAATTACACTAAGAAAAAATCAGGAAGAAAAGTCCATTGATTTGTCTAAAGCGAAATCATCCTATCAAGAATTAATAAATAGTATTAGTCAATCTGATCAAGTATTTGATAAAGTATCACTTGAATTGTCCCAAAGTGCAGCCGCATTTAATCAATCTAAATTGGAAGTTATGAAGTGGCAAAACACACTGGATAATATAACCAAAGATCTGGAATACAAAACCAGACAGATTGATGAATCAAGTCGTCAATTGGATCATGATTTAAAAAATTTAAATAATCAGGAATCGGAATTGGTACAATTGGATTTGGATTTAATGGAGTTGAAAAAAAATCTTGAAGATCGATTTGAATTCAAGAAAAATATGGAGGCAGACCTTTCCAGTTTGGAACAAGAATATTATACCATACGAAATACTATTTCTGAATACGAAGGTAAAATTCGTACAGCTCAAAGAAACATCAGTGATATTCAGTCTATGACGAATTCACTAAAGGATCAGCGCTCAGAATTCAATTATAGAATTCAATCTAGTTATGAGAAAGCCATGATTGAATTTAATACCAATATTGATGATTTTGTTCCTGATCAGGAGACTGAAGGCATGGAGGAAGAGCAATTGAGAGATCGTGCGATGTATTATAAAGTACGACTTGACAATTATGGTGAAATAAATCCATTGGCATTAGAAGCCTATGAAGAAATGAAGACGCGGTTTGATAAAATTCAAGAACAACGTCTCGATATACAAACTGCTCAAGTTAGTTTATTAGAAACCATTAAAGAAATTGAAGAAACTGCGACAGCTAATTTCTTAATGGCATTTAATCAGGTCAGGGTTCATTTTCAAGATGTTTTCAGATCTTTATTTACAAGTGATGATGATTGTGATTTAATCTTGTTGGATGAGAATGATCCTTTAGAATGTGATATTGATATTGTGGCCAAGCCTAAGGGTAAACGACCAAAATCCATCCACCAATTATCTGGAGGGGAGAAGACTTTGACTGCGATTGCACTATTGTTTTCATTGTACTTATTAAAGCCGGCACCATTTTGTATTTTTGATGAAGTAGATGCACCGCTGGATGATATTAATATTGAAAAATTCAACACCATTATCCGTAAATTTTCTTCTGACTCTCAATTTATTATCATTACTCATAATAAATTAACCATGGCTGAAGTAGATGTATTGTATGGTGTTTACATGGAACAGCAGGGTATTTCTAATGTGGCTGCTGTGGATTTTAGGAAGTATGAACATGATGTCGTACTTTCTGGAATGGAGAATTAA
- a CDS encoding type I restriction enzyme HsdR N-terminal domain-containing protein: MNGLNIDFNKFIPVLKRNSQQQIFDPIRRKWIHENPEEIVRQVFILYLNQELNYSLARIAVEKQLIYNQMKRRFDLVVYNKSAEPHILIECKAPMVDFGQSTFDQAARYNMILKAPYLCITNGLYTYAAAIRFETQSFDFITALPEYPF; the protein is encoded by the coding sequence ATGAACGGGCTTAACATTGATTTCAACAAATTTATCCCAGTATTAAAGAGAAATAGTCAACAACAAATATTTGATCCCATTCGGCGTAAATGGATACATGAAAATCCGGAAGAAATCGTCAGACAAGTTTTTATTTTATACCTCAATCAAGAGTTAAATTATAGTCTGGCCCGAATTGCAGTAGAAAAACAACTGATCTATAATCAAATGAAACGCAGATTTGATTTAGTGGTTTATAACAAATCTGCTGAACCACATATCCTTATCGAATGTAAAGCTCCTATGGTCGATTTTGGTCAATCTACCTTTGATCAGGCTGCAAGATATAACATGATTCTAAAAGCGCCCTATCTATGCATTACCAATGGGCTCTATACCTATGCAGCAGCTATTCGATTTGAAACACAAAGTTTTGACTTTATTACCGCATTACCGGAATATCCTTTCTGA
- a CDS encoding metallophosphoesterase, producing MIFFFLLIIVLILIDVYALQGIKVLTTSLNNSSWALFIQYSYWFITWGSFIILLYGMYQFRQTHSMSAISKWALNMFVTLFVTKIFFIIILFSEDLFRLIQGTVSQFSSTNHSDSPFLPSRRLFFSQVALGIASVPFVAFLYGVTKGKYNYKVHRQILYFDNLPETFEGFTITQISDIHSGSFDDIESVKKGVELAKGQQSDLFVFTGDLVNNVATEIEPYLDLFSKIEAPHGKYSILGNHDYGDYISWPNDAEKVANLNLLKKQHSKMGFSLLLDEHITIEKNGEKIYLLGVENWGVGFGKRGNLEKSLNGLNATDFKILLSHDPSHWEQEVKQHPNKINLTLSGHTHGAQMGVEIPGFKWSPVQFRYAHWAGLKTEFERSIYINRGFGFLAFAGRVGIWPEITVLELKRTA from the coding sequence ATGATTTTTTTCTTCCTACTTATTATTGTTTTAATACTTATAGATGTTTATGCCTTGCAAGGAATTAAGGTTCTTACAACCAGTTTAAATAACTCATCCTGGGCGCTATTTATCCAGTACTCATATTGGTTTATTACTTGGGGAAGTTTTATTATCTTGTTATATGGAATGTACCAATTTCGCCAAACGCATTCAATGAGTGCTATATCGAAGTGGGCATTAAACATGTTTGTCACCCTTTTTGTAACGAAAATATTTTTCATTATTATATTATTTTCTGAAGACCTCTTTAGATTAATCCAGGGCACAGTATCACAATTTTCTTCTACAAATCATTCCGATTCACCATTTTTACCATCAAGAAGATTATTCTTTAGTCAAGTTGCTTTAGGGATTGCCAGTGTGCCATTTGTAGCTTTTTTATATGGCGTCACCAAAGGTAAATACAATTATAAAGTTCACAGACAAATTTTATATTTCGACAATTTGCCGGAAACATTTGAAGGATTTACCATTACACAAATATCAGACATTCATTCGGGTAGTTTTGATGATATAGAAAGTGTAAAAAAAGGTGTTGAATTGGCAAAGGGACAACAATCTGATTTATTTGTTTTCACAGGCGATCTAGTCAACAATGTAGCAACAGAAATCGAGCCTTATCTTGATCTTTTTTCTAAAATTGAAGCACCACATGGAAAGTATTCTATCCTAGGAAATCATGATTATGGAGATTACATCTCTTGGCCCAATGATGCTGAAAAAGTAGCTAATTTGAATTTATTAAAAAAACAACATTCTAAAATGGGTTTTTCACTCTTGTTGGATGAACATATTACAATTGAAAAAAATGGTGAGAAGATCTATTTACTTGGTGTAGAAAACTGGGGAGTTGGCTTCGGCAAAAGAGGAAATTTGGAAAAATCATTAAACGGACTCAATGCTACAGATTTTAAAATTTTATTGTCACATGATCCTTCACATTGGGAGCAGGAAGTAAAGCAACATCCCAACAAAATCAATTTAACTTTATCCGGACATACTCACGGCGCCCAAATGGGAGTTGAAATTCCAGGATTCAAATGGAGTCCAGTACAATTCAGATATGCGCATTGGGCTGGTTTAAAAACAGAATTTGAACGATCTATATACATTAATCGTGGATTTGGATTTCTTGCTTTTGCAGGTCGGGTTGGAATCTGGCCAGAAATTACGGTTTTAGAATTAAAGAGAACCGCTTAA
- a CDS encoding MaoC family dehydratase has product MIQLGDQFKHQFKFTQEQVNLFAQVTGDINPLHIDPIAGAQSPFGRNIIHGFLGGSVFTKIFGALWKADGHIYMKQTMQWLKPMFVDIDYEAIITVKEIFPEKNRILYDCAIFDVRNGEKTFTGEALLMNKKEYIWNH; this is encoded by the coding sequence ATGATTCAGTTAGGAGACCAATTCAAGCATCAATTCAAATTTACCCAGGAACAAGTAAATCTATTTGCCCAAGTTACCGGTGATATCAATCCATTACACATTGATCCCATAGCAGGTGCCCAGAGCCCATTTGGTCGCAATATAATTCACGGCTTTTTAGGAGGCAGTGTATTTACTAAGATATTTGGTGCCCTTTGGAAGGCAGATGGTCATATTTATATGAAACAAACCATGCAATGGCTCAAACCCATGTTTGTCGATATTGATTATGAAGCCATAATTACAGTAAAAGAAATATTTCCTGAAAAGAACCGTATTCTCTACGATTGTGCTATTTTTGACGTCCGGAACGGTGAAAAAACCTTTACCGGTGAGGCCTTACTAATGAACAAAAAAGAATACATTTGGAATCATTAA